From the genome of Setaria viridis chromosome 1, Setaria_viridis_v4.0, whole genome shotgun sequence:
AGAGGGGACAGATTAGCTCACAGGTGTTTGAAATCTTGCTTGATTTAAGATCATACATAGAGTCGAGAAGTCGCATCCACACCTCAAGAATGTAGCGGGCAACCCACACCTGGTCACCAGCAGAAATGCCGACGGACGGGCCGACTTGGAACTCCCACTGAAATCAGTGTTTGCCAGGTTCAGAAATATGATAACTTCAGGGTACAAAATAAGTTGGCAAGTGTAGTGGTATTTCACCTGTCCTGGCATGACCTCTCCGTTGATGCCACTGATGTTGATGCCGGCATACAGGCAAGCCTTGTAGTGGGAGTCAACTATGTCGCGCCCGAAAGACTTGTCTGCGCCGATACCGCAGTAGTAAGGACCCTAAACACAGACCATTGACATCTGTTAAGTGACACTCCAACAAATGTAGGACCAAATCGATGAAGCAACTCTTAAGCAAGCAAACTAATCAAGTGATAGTACACCTGAGGGCCAGGGAAGCCACCAACAGGCCACCCAAGGGGCCAGTTGGTGTCCTTCTGAAGGAGGGTGTACTCCTGCTCAATACCATACCTGCCATTTGAAAGAACAATTATGGTCAATCGTGCGAAGATCTATCGTTTTGGCTTTCATGATAAATATATATTTGGGATAGATTTGCGTACCAGGGCTCCTCAGCAGAGACCTCAGGGTTGCTGAAGATCTTGGCGGCGTTGTGCCTCTTGTTGGTGGGAATCGGCTCGCCAGCTGGGGTGTAGCAATCGCACATGACCTGCGGGTCAAACGAATTTCAGTGAACGCCTAAAGGTGGCCCCTATTATTAGAGAAGTTGACTAAAGGAAAATTTTGATAGTTAGGTACACTAGTCAATCACAATAATTGCAGCAAAAATAGCTAAGCTTATACAAGTCATCATGTTACATAATTTGCAATTCTGCATAACTAGACAAAGATTCAGAGTTAGACATTGCATCAGGAATCTTTAAGCACTGCATCAAGATAATTCAACCTACACACCAACCACAATAAAAACTAAATTATATTTTACTGTACATCCTGACATCCTGTAGTTTACTTGGAACAAGACAAAGTTCTTCCCCACAGGGATGaactgatctgagttggatcagTGAACTGTAGCAGTATAACACAGGAACATATGGTTCAGATCACTTGGATGATAAAAGTGGAAACTTACAAGGATGTTGTTGCCCTTCCTGAATGGGTCCTTGAAGATAGCCTGCGGGCTGCAGGATGTCACATGCCCAAGAGATAAGGATAACTCCATGTCTGCTAGCAAAACAGAAACGAGGACACGCAAGCACGGCAGCCATGACACTTACTACAGGATGACCTCACTGTCCTCGCCGGGGGCCTGGCCGGTGCTGGAGCCGTCGTAGTTCCACTTGGGCAGCTTGCTGGGATCAGTCACCGGGCCGGAGAGGGTCTGCGCAGCACCAACCAGATCAGTGAGCTTTAATGTTCAAAAGAGATCGATATGGTTTTATTTATTaacaaataaaaaggaaaggaagTATAGTAGCCAGCTGAGCTCTGATGTATAAGCCAAAGAACAGCTCAGTGGATGACTTCAGAGATAAGTGATAAGTGATGAGTCACAACAAACAGTATCCCGGGGTCCTAGCGCCGGGAATCTTACCCTAGCCTTGCTCCTGAGATCCATGCCAGATCCACCGATCCTGTAACCGAAAAGGAGCCATGCATTAATATAGGGTCAAATCGCTAACAAACTGACCAACTGCTCGCCGTGCTCCTCGGATCAGAGCAATCTAAGACGCGCTTAACAACAATCAAAGCTTGCGGCATCTGGCATCAAGAGGGATCAATTAACGCGTAAAACATAGGATTAGGGAGCCGGCAGATCGGCCGTGGTCAGTGGCACAAGGAAACAGCCGGTGCCGTGAGGGACAAGGTGGTCAGCAGAGACTGCCGCTCCAAAGATCCTCCCCCAACAGGATGAAAAAGAAACGTACAGCAAGTACTTAAGAGTGCATCTCTCTTGAGCATATCCCAAACTGAAGTCAAATATTCATGGGAGAATAAAAAGCGGAAAAAATAACAGATTTTTACTGGAATGAAGGTTGAGCAGATGAAACCAATTGATCATCAACAAGATAAAACAGAGCGGTTGCGCAGGGTGGCAGAGAAGAAGGGGGGGTAAATACTAGCACCGATTCAGCCGGCCAGGACGAAAAAGAAGGCAAGAATCTGCAACAATCTATGAGAAGCCCCCATCTCGCAAAAACCCTCCCCAAAGATCGTTCGTTTACACGCGGCGGTCGTCCAGACTCCAGAGCCCTTTCCCTGACGCCTGAACGCCATGAAAAGACGGCCGGAAGCCAGCAAGATCGATTCTTATTTCTGGCCGACGACGCAGAGGGCGCAGCGTGCAGATTAACAAGGAAACGTTGCCGTACCATATGTACTCGGCGATGATCTTCTCGGTGGTGTCGGAGAGGTTGAGGTTGACGAGGTCGGTGAGGCAGGCCATGGCCGGCGGCTGCGGTGGGAACGAGCAGAGGctgggaaggaggaggaggaggaagactggaagagggaggaggtggtgcgggaTTGAGGCGAAGGGAtcggtggggaggagggcggctatATAATGGCCGACTACCAGGGAAGGGATGGGATGGGAAACAAGTTGGCGTCCAGCTTCTACCCTTGATCCCAACAAAATACGTATACTATACGCTGCACACGTACGAATACCATAGCGCATCTTACCTGTGGAGCTCCGCGTATATTCTATTCGGTTATTTCTTCGACGCGGTAGGTGCGAGAAGGGGACCATCCCGTACGTCGGCCCAGGTAGCTGACACGTGGGACCAGAGGATGAGGGACCACCTGTCAGTGAGATTCGGATCCGAACGTGGCAGCGGTTGGTGTGGGTAAAATATTGAATTCTGCTCGGGCAGCTTTATCTCCAGCAGTGGTTGATTTGATTATGAGTTCCGAGCATAGGGGGGTAAAAGAAATCTGAAAACTTTTCCAACGGCTGGGGATAGTCCAAAAGGGGGCCGGAAATGAATTTTAAAATGTTTTTATATTCAATCATGCTTCCTACCTAAAGCCACCTCATCGGCAACAGCTTTATTACTGTACCTACCAATGGGATTGAAGATTCGAGGTATCTCCATGGGGCCACACTGCCTTGATTGTTCTCTGAATCTGCATGGGCATGCTGCATTCAACATTCATCAGCCAGCTACCATTTCTGACTCCCTCTGGTGTTTCATTGACATATGTGTTAGGACTCCTAAAGTTTTAGCTCCTACCTCCTTTTTAGTGACTAAAGACAATTAATAAGTGGTAAAATATCTAAGATGCACCTCTCCCCACCAACCCGCTAGCCCTGTTCCCCTCCACGGCATTCCTGCACGCGGCTTCATCTCCATAGCCTTCCTCCCTCGCCTTCCTCCCCTTCCTGTCCACCTTCATCGTTCACTGGCTGTCCTTGCTCGTCCTCGTTCACTGGCCGTGAGAGCAGGGCCGATGACTTCAGCGACCTCATCTTTCCCAAGCCGGCTGGCCTCaactatctctctctctcactcatctctccttcctcctccagccgaGGAAACACCGAGCTGAGCAAAGCCCGTCCGCCGGCCAAATCCCCAGCCTCCGCTCCACCATCTTCAAATCGCCGCCTCCCACGGCTTCCTAACCCCCTCCTCTTCGCCCTCAACCACTCCTTGTCCGCCGCCGTAGCTCCTAGCGCTGGGGATGTCAGATCCCgcggccgccattgccgccaggCCAagctcgggcgccgccgccgaacaccacctccccggcctcctcgtccccaaCAAGTAGCCAAAACGGGGTCGTGGTGAAGCCCCGGTGCTCCTGCGCCCATCACCGGCCGCTCTCCCTCGCTGTGCCGGTCTCTCGGCACCGCTCCCCATCCGCCGGTCTGCCGTCGCCCGAAGACCCTgctgcgacgcttcctcctcaCCGCCGGCCCCTTTGCTGGTGAGATCCCCTGCCTCGTCGAGCTTCCCCTttgcctcccgcgccgccgcgccttgCCATTCCCTGCCGCCGGCCAAGGCCACGGCTGGCCATGCGTTGCCGGCTCGTGCCTGTGTGCGTGGGTGTGTTGAGGGTGATGGGTGGCGGCGGGagatgggcggcgggcggcgggagtcgggcgggagagagagagggcaataaatgaggggtagtgGGAGTCCAGATCTGGTTTTATGAGGCtttaggagggggtgggggGACTAAAATTTTTGAGGCTCCTAAAATGTTTTAGTCACCTTTTAGGAGGAGTATTTGGTACTTTAGTcagtttttagtcactttttaggagctaaaattttaggagggtggaaacaaacataCCTTTTGTGAGGTGCTAGTAAAGTGGTTCTGCCAATTGGGTACACGCCaatcctttcaaaaaaaaaagtactctATTTGCTAAGAAAATACTTCACTCTTTCAAAACATAAGAAATTTTACCCGTAGTTTGACAGAAATTCCCATTCGGATCTTGGATCGCTCACCGCGAAATCCAGCCGTTCCAGTCATCAGTGATGGCATCTGATTCCGTATCGCAGAGAACAGACAAAATACAGACAGCATCACGTTGCATTGTTCTTccttttcagaattcagatccaCAACtcattcagagtttcagacattCAGTCCCAAAATAGTACCCAGCTGCCCTGCTTTTTCCATCGTCCATGCTCGCTGATTGTACAACAACTCGAATCCTCCGGCTGAATCGGAATCATCTCCCCAACACCTCGTGCCGTCATGCGCCAAATGCTGCCTGACTAGATGATCCTCCCAAGCTTTCTCGGCGGGGAATGAATCGGTTCGCTACTTGAGGACATCACGTCTGAGAACTGAATCAATGCTTACTGATTCAGTGATTCCTGAGTCATTTTGTTCGTGGGAAGAGCAGGTATATTTTGCTGACGAAATGGAGCTGCGTTCACAGTAAGTAGCACCTCTTCTCCGATAATCTTGGTTGCGTCACGATCCGCAACTGGGATTAGAGAATTGTTGGGTTCATGCTGGGCCAATGGGGCCATGGCGCCGTGCAGGGAACAAAGGAAAGGCCGTTGCGGCGTTgctttccctctcttcttgtTGGGTTCTTTCATCCCTTGGTGTTGACGAGCTGAAATCTTATTTGAAACGAGAGAATGTACTGTGGCCGCGTCATGTAGGTTGCTGCAGTGGGTGGCTCCAAGACCAATTCTGGAGGCATTTCGATAGGACAACATGGAGATGCATTGTAGTTTCTGCACGGGGTCTATGCGTGCACGCATATCCGTTAACGTCCTTATCACTTATCAGCTGTGGATAAAGCTCTGCTCATGCTCGGCTGTAGTGTTGATCCTATGACTTgttgaaagaaaaggaaatcttATCTTTCCTTTTTAGATAAAGGGAATAGTTTCCAGCCTTGTGGAAAAAATCTTATCTCTTTTCAATAAAAGGAAATCTTCACACCGACTGAAAATGTGACGGTTCTTGCACTTGCAGACATGTAGTACAGTGATCACACGCATTTGCAACACGGAGACAGATCGGGCATGCTCCGGGTTGGGCAGTTGCCTGCACGCTACGTCCAAGGGCGGCCACGTACGCGTCTCGAGCCCCGAATTATACTCTCACCCGAGTCACATGAACACTTTATTTTATTCTGGACGTTTCGCATGCGGCACATGAACACTTCGATGCGCTCTGTTGAGATCTGACCTcacccttcaaaaaaaaaaaaatacggaCACATGAGATCTGACTTTGTTAAAGAAAACCCAAATATTCCGAGATCCAGATACAAATCTGTTGGCGAATCAATTCCCAAGAGAAGATCTATGGCTATGTTATTGCTTGTCCTCATTAGCAGACGCAACTCAGAGAAGAAAAATACGTTGAGAGATGGGACGAGCTGAAAGAGAGAACTGGAAACAATCCGGCCTCATGTATAGCACCATCCGCCGTCTAGCGTGGAACTTTTGGCAAGCCAGCTGTAGAGAAATTGTTGCCAATTATCGTAATGCTTCTTAATATTATCATACTCATCATCTCGGAGTCCACGGCCAAACAAGTCCTCGTCGAGACATTGAAACAAGTCCTCGTCGAGACATTGAAGTTTCAGTTGTTTTCATCAGCGTCGCCGCTGCATTTCCGTGTTTCTCGCCAAACAGAAATTCAGCAAAAGAATGATGCCGAACCATATCAGGCAGACAAAAATGGACTTGTTTCATGTTACCAGTTGACCTCAATTGATAACTACAATGAACCCCATGCTGTGTTTCAACACTTTTATGTTtttgcagcagctgctgctgcgtaGCATGGAGATTCCCATCCCTGTCGCCGAACCCATCGCCTTCCATTCCTTCCTCCTCGCCGGTGTCGCCGTCTCGTCGTACAGCGCAGGGCTAACGAGCGATCGGTGCAGATACGCATCGCCTACGCTCCTTGGAAAGCTACGCCGCCGctggagtcgtcgtcgtcgacgacgacttCTTGGTCCCGGCACGGCAGGCATATGGATCACCGGTTTTTTTTTCAGCTTTTTTTTGGGGTTATTGTACTATGATTGGTGAATCCCAGTTCGTCGGAACCCATGTCGATCTTGAAGAAGGATCGATCGATTGGATTCCTGGTCGATGGTCGTTAATATCGCCTGAACCTTTTTGCTTCACAGTATTCCTGCTCGCGGTCGATCACGGGCGAGAGAGGAGTCGCTGTCCTGGATTCACAGGTCCGCAAGTCATCGGTCCTGTGCTTCTGGACCTCTGAATTTTTCTTCGTCCGGTGAGAGAGGGAACTGTGTATTTACCAACAACAAGCAACCAACCAATCATGGAGTTTTTTGTTATCGCAAACTCACATTCACAGCCGAGGAAAAATGATAAGGGTAGGGCCAAGTCGCTGTCACGTAAGGGAATCAAAACCAAACTATGACCAGTCTGAACAAGCACTGTACTGGCACATGAGTTGTCTCATGGCTACGGTGATAACGGCCTGATGGGAGCGCGAGCGCAGGGAGTGGTTAGGGCTTCGCTTCACCAGCTGCCCCGACTCTTGGTCTTGGATTTCTCCGTGCCATTTTTAGAGCTtccttttccttcatttttagAGTGGAATCTGCCGTCTGGAGTGGAAAGACGAGGCGTGCCGGAAACTGCGAGCCGACTCCCTTGGTTTCACTAGACAAggaaccaaccaaccaaccgcttggcgctttttttttttttataaaggaaCCGCTTGGAGCTTTACTTGCGGCCACACTGGTGTACGTAGGACAGTAGGGGTACACGTCGAAGGATTCCGCACGACACCATCATTTCGACGCCGCTCTGCTTTCGCTTTGATCGGGCCGTCGTTCACCTTCCCCACACGTGCGCGCACCGAGGGATCCTACCTACCtaccgcccgccgccgacggTGTGCTCCGGTGCTCCCCGTGCTCTCCGCCGGCCGAGCCACATCCTCCGTGTGCTTCAGCAGCCTCCAAGCGGGCTGGTTGAGCCCAGCCAGCATCCAGCAGCCCGGCAGGCGCCCTCGGCGGGCCGTGATGGGCACGTCATCGTGGAGACAAGACAGGTGGGTGGGCCGTGTGCTGCCGGCGTGGGCTGTTGTGGGATGGAGGCCCTTTTCGGGCTGGAGTGTGGCCCAATGAGTCCCATTGGCGGCACAAGCTGTCAATCAGGGTCTCTACTGCAACTAGAAAAACCGTTGTCCTCTAAAAAAAAACCCTGGAATCTTTGACTATCTCTGCTGTATCTCGAAATCTAAACGCATGGCGATTCCTCATCTTCCTTCAAGTCACCCTTCGCCCTCGCGACAGAAGTCACTTCTGGCCAACCTAGTACACGTGACATTAGCTTTGGCTCCAACACCGCCGCCATGCCGCATCGTGACGCAACGCAATCAGTTCCTAGCTGCAAAGATGCTACCAATGCTACTCGTTTGCGGTTTGCGTCAGCGGTCTCGCCTCAGGTATAGCTTAGTAAAAAACACTAGGGTCGATCTTCACGCAGCTTTCAAGTTTCAAGCTCAAGCTCAGTGGGCCACAAATCAGCCTTTACCGAACACACGTACACCACCAGGACTCGCTGGCGTTTCGATTCCCGCAGCCCAGACTTGATCACGACGATGGGTGATCCCAATCTTTTTCACGACCTCAGCCCAGCCAGAGTTGGAGTCGATGCAGATTTCTCTTTAAGAGTCCATGGCTGAGAAGCGACCTGAGGCCAGTCTCAAATGTAGCGACGCCCTAGGTGACTCCAAACCGGCGGCAATGGAGGAGGCCAAGTCCAAGCAGGCGATGTccgtgaagaagaaggtgagggTGCCGGAAGATTACATCATTAACCTGCTGAACCGTGCCCCGCGGAAGATCCCTAGCCTCTCCCTGAAAGCATCTACATGAGCTATCCCGAAATCCGAGCGCGTGCCCTAGCTAACGAGGCTAAGCTTTATGCCGAGCTGAACTCGATCATCAAGATGGAGGAGGACATCCTGGAGCAGTACCGCGCGAAGGGGCACACCACGGTGGAGGTGGAGATCAACGAGGACGACCTGCGCATGTTCCGCAAGATGGGGTTGAAGTTGAAGAAGGGGATTGCGAGTTGATTGTTTTTATCTGGTCCATCTGTTACCGCGAGCAGTAGTACCGTACGTGTCTTTAAGCAGTAAATACCAgcagtagtactttgtaagttAAACTTATGGATTGGGTTGACGTTACTAGTGTGATGATGCTATTGGGTCTAAATTATGGTGCTGTTGAATCGTTAAGTTTTTAAAGTGACTCGATCGCTTTTGTGTGTTCTGTTTTTATGTTTGCAATGCGATTGCATTACTGTATCCAGTTCCTGCATTGTACCAGGCAATCGAGTAACATGTTTGGGTTTACAGTTCGTGGTTACCATGTTTCGTGGTTACCATGATGGAAAGCTCGAATCTTGTGAGTTGAGAATAATCTGGGCTGGAGGAGCGGTCCTGAGGATTCACTCCTTATGCTCCATTAAGCTAATCTGACGCTCCATTTAGGCACTTTTTGATTCGGGCGTTCGGCTGCCTGTATGGGGAAAATTCTTGTCCATACCAGAATGCCTTATTTAATTTTGTCGAAAGCGCCTGACTTAGCAGCTTTGAGACTTTGAGAGCATTTCCTTTACTATGCAAATATGAATGCTCCATCTTCATACATATCTGTTTTCTTCAGGTACAACACCTTGCTTTGATGGAACAGATTATGCCACATGGAAGTGGATGATGAAGATTTACTTGACAGCCATGCATCCCTCCATTTGGTGGATTGTTGAAAGAGGTTATACTGTGAAGGATACTGACAGCCCAGCAACCAAACAGCAAAATGGACACAAGAATGCTCTAGCTGCAAATGCCATTCTTAGAGCATTGAGTCCAAATGAGCGCAACAAGGTGTACGGGCTTGAAACTGCCAAGGAGATATGGGATACACTCCAATTGGCTCATGAAGGCACCCCATGTGTTCGAGAGTTAAAAATTGAGCTATTGATGGAAAAATTGGGAAGGTTCGTAATGGAGGAAGGTGAGACACCAAAGGAAATGTATAACCGGCTAATCTGCATTGTGAATGAGATCAAGGGGCTTGGAAGCAAGGAAATGACAGACAACTTTGTTGTCAAAAGAATGCTACGAGCCATTGCTCCAAGAAATCCCACATTGGTAACAATTATTCGTGAGCAAGTAGACTTTGCAAAGCTCACACCTCATGATGTGCTTGGAAGAGTTCATGACCTCATCGACCAAAGCTCAAGCTCAAAGAAGAAATATCTCGCTCCAAAGGCAAGAAAAGAAGCTAAAGAAAGCTCTAGTGAAGAAGAAAGTGAAGAGGATGAAATGACACTCTTTCAGAAGAGATTACACGAGATTCTCAAGAGGCCAGGAAAATAAGAGGAAAGGCACTCCAAAAGACCATGCTATGAGTGCGGTGAGATCGGCCATTTCATGGTCAATTGTCCAAATAAGAAGAACAAGGGCAATGATGAGAAAAAGAAGGAGAATCAtaacaagaagaacaagagcAAGAGTCTTAAGAAGAGTCAAAAGGGTCGATCTCATATTGGTGAGGAATGGGACTCAAATGATTCCAGCACCGACTCCGATGATGAAGATGTTCACATGTGTCTTACAGCAATAGGGAGCAAGGTATCATCCACTCCCAAATCTTGTAATGTAGATGAATTTGGTAATAGCGATAGCGACAGTAATGATGGTTTACTAGATGATGCTAATGAAATAACCTTTCCTAGCATGCGTGACTTGCTTGAGAcaataaaaaggaaagaggagaGTCTCAAGAAGAAAACTTACTCATCTTTGAAAAAGAGAGAAACCTAAAATCCTGAGTAAATAGAGAATGAGGATGAAGAGTTGACTAACAAGCCAGACTTCAATTGCTAATCTTTTCTCATGGCAAATGGTCTTGTAATAAAGTATATAACGCTGTCATGATAAAATGTTTATTAAGATTCATAGGCTGGTACAGATAGTTTTAGGATGAAATGTATACTGTTCAAATCTTCACAGTATATCTATCCAAAATGACAAAAGTCAGTGATTCACTTGGATTTTTGATATATGATGAAATGTAGCTAGTCTGTTTCTGTCCCTTTCTACACTTAATCAAAGAATAACTTTTAGATGACTTGGTAACAGGGGATGTGAAAGATTTCTCAGGGCGGTGGCTGGGGCTTTGCTTAGTCTGCGACTCTTCCAACACTAGCACCTTTTGCCCCGCTGGTGCCAGTGATCCACTTGGACGTGGTAAATCCTATGCTGGATACCATACTTATAAAGAGGGATTTAGGCATCATTGCAGGGACAAACTGCGCTTCACATGGCTGCTGTGAAAGGGAAAAATCCAGATGTAGGAGCAGTGGAAGAACTTTTGGCTGATGTTTCCTTCCTCAATCTCAATGTGCGTGACAAGAAGGAAAATACATCAGTTTATGTGTTTCTCAAGTGTGTTCCCTGGTCATTTAGAGATGGTTAGCTTTTCTATTTTTAGTTGTCTGTAGGA
Proteins encoded in this window:
- the LOC117837154 gene encoding glutamine synthetase cytosolic isozyme 1-1, producing the protein MACLTDLVNLNLSDTTEKIIAEYIWIGGSGMDLRSKARTLSGPVTDPSKLPKWNYDGSSTGQAPGEDSEVILYPQAIFKDPFRKGNNILVMCDCYTPAGEPIPTNKRHNAAKIFSNPEVSAEEPWYGIEQEYTLLQKDTNWPLGWPVGGFPGPQGPYYCGIGADKSFGRDIVDSHYKACLYAGINISGINGEVMPGQWEFQVGPSVGISAGDQVWVARYILERITEIAGVVVTFDPKPIPGDWNGAGAHTNYSTKSMRNDGGYEVIKAAIEKLKLRHKEHIAAYGEGNERRLTGKHETADINTFSWGVANRGASVRVGRETEQNGKGYFEDRRPASNMDPYVVTSMIAETTIIWKP